CAACTCGTCGAGCCGTTCCTCGACGTCTTCGGACCGACACTCGGTCAGTTCGTCTTCGAGGTATCGCCGTAGTCGCTGCGTCGCTGTCGACATACAATTCAATTGAAGAAGTTCTCAATTAAGGCTTTCGAGACTGGGTTCGAATATTATGGAAGGACACTAATCGAGGCGGTTTGAATTTGATTTTGGCCACACAAGGACCGAGGTTCAAATATAGAGTAATTCAATTGTAGTGCAACTAATTAAGATCAGAGCGAATAACGGAGCCAAGACGAGACCGTGCGGTCGGATCACTTATTTTCGGACCGCACGAGGGGGAGACCGTGACACTTCGGAACGCGAGCGATACGTTCGACATCGGCGGGGAACTGACCGTCCATCGTCTCGGCTACGGAGCCCTGCGAATCACGGGCGAGGACGTCATCGGCGAGCCCGACGACGTCGAGAACGCAGAGCGCGTCCTCCAGACCGCAGTGAGCCTCGGCGTGGACTTCATCGACACCGCAGACTCCTACGGGCCGGGTGTCTCAGAGCGGCTGATCCGCGAGGCGCTCTCGCCGTACGCCGACGACCTCGTGATCGCGACGAAGGGCGGACTGCTCAGAAACCGCGAGGGGGAATGGCTCAAGCGCGGCGATCCCGACTCGCTGCGGAACGCGCTCCTCTGTAGTCTCGACCGACTCGGCGTCGACTGCATCGACCTGTATCAGTACCACCGGGTCGACCCCGACGCCGACTTCGAGGAGTCGGTCACGGCGCTCGCGGAGCTGAAAGACGACGGCGAGATCCGCCACATCGGCCTGAGCAACGTGAGCGTCGAGCAACTGGAGACGGCGCGGGAGATCGTCGACATCGCGACCGTACAGAACCAGTACAACCTCGCGAACCGCGAGTCGGAGGCCGTCCTCGACGTCTGCGAGTCGGCGGGGATCGGCTTCATTCCGTGGTTCCCGCTCGGCGCGGGAGACCTAGGGTCGAAAGCGGGAGTTCTTTCGACGGTCGCCGACGCCCACGACGCCTCGAAATACCAAGTCGCGCTCGCGTGGCTGCTCCAGCATTCGCCCGTGATCCTACCGATTCCCGGGACCTCGTCGGTGGCGCACCTCCGAGAGAACGTCGCTGCCTCCCATCTCGAACTGACGGCCGACGAGATGCGGCGGCTCGACGGTCAGTGAACGCGACGAACGACGGTCAGTAAGCGCGTACCGGTGATCAGCTATCGGGATCGTCGGCGTCGTTAACGGCGGATTGCGTCGATTCTTCGGGAGAGCGATGGCCGAGTGCGACGAAGACCGGCACCACGAGGAGTCCCAAGAGAATCGGCGGCGCGACATCCAGCGCGACCGCCGGAACCGTGATCGAAACGAGAACGAGACCGTAGGCGACGACGAGCCGTGCCGGGCGGTCCGCGTGCGCTCCCGCCCAGCGATCGACGGGGGTGAGATAGTACAGCCAAGAGAGAAGCAGTACAACGACGACGGTTAACGGGAGGAGTCGCCACAGTGGAGTGACGAGCGCGTACGCGATCACGAGCGTCGAACCGAACGCGACGAACATCGGCGGTCCCTCGCTCAGTACGACGACGGACTCGGCGTCCTGTCCGCCGGTCGGCGTCCGCCGTATCGTCGCGAACACCAGCAGCGTCAGAAGCGGCCAGCTACTCGCGAAGAGCAGCTCCACAGTGCCCGGGGAGAGAGCGCCGCGAAGCGAACCCACCGAGAGCTCGATTTCGAGCGTTCGCGCGAGCGCGAGCGCCGCGGCCGGCAAAAGCATCCCGACGGGCCGGGCGGGGACCGTCTCGGGCGGAGCGGTGGATTCGCCATCCGCGGCGGTCGCAGGCTGCAGTGCCGGCAACCGTTGGATCTCTCGAAACCAGAACCACACCGCGGCCGTCGCCGCGATCGGAATCGAGAGGAGCTCACCGGTCGCGGCGACGGCCGCCACGAGCCCATCGAAGACGGTCGTCAGCCGGACGGTGGCGAAGAGCCATCGATACAGATACTCGAACGCGAGCCCCCACGCCGAAATCGCATACCGCGGCGTGAGATAGCCCCCGTTGAGGAGGACAACGATGGAACCGACCGGGGCGATGACCCCCAGAACGGCGGTGATAGCTCCGGCGGCACCGGTCGAACCGCGTGTCACGACCGTCAGGTGATCGTAAAACGTGTCTTCGATTTCGGGAAACGCCGACGACAGCCGCGAGTCGGCGTCAGCGTCGCCGGTGAATCTGAGTAGCAACCCGCAGAGAACCACCAGTTCTAACACCGGGAAGACGGCGTTGAGCGCGCCGCCGAGCAACCCGAATAGGATCATCGGAATGACGTGCGAGGCGGCGACCGAGGTGGCGACGACGATGGTCGTTCCGGCTTGGTGCCACTGCGGCAGCGACGCCGACAGCCACGTTCCCAACGGCGTCGAAGCCGAATCGTATCGTCGCTCAGGAATGATCGCGTGTGCCTTCCCGGACGGATCGATCAGCGCCTCGCGCTGCGTCCCGCGTAGGAATGCCGCGGTGACCGCAAGCGTCAGCGCGGTCGCCGCCACCAAGTAGATAGATAAGAGACCGCCGGTCCAGCCGGCGGCGGTCCAGACGCCGGTCGAGAGGAGGACGACCGGCAGCGAGTACACACCCGCGACGAGCGCCAACGTGGCCCGGTAGGGAGGTTCGCGCGCGGCCCGCTGGCTCGCATCGCCGGGGAGAACCGACGGGAGGAACGCATAGAACGAGACGACGAGGAAGAGAACCTGACTCCCCGCGAGGACGAACCGGTTCTGGATCCCGAGGTTGATCGCCGCCGAGGCGGCCACGACACCGAGCGTCGTATCGAGGACTCCGGGGGAATCGAAGAGTGCCTTCGCGGCGAGCTCAACCGCGCCCGACCCGAGGACGGCCAACCCACTCCGGCCCAGTCGATCGGTGAGACGACCCCACATAACCCGAA
This DNA window, taken from Halobellus sp. LT62, encodes the following:
- a CDS encoding aldo/keto reductase, with product MTLRNASDTFDIGGELTVHRLGYGALRITGEDVIGEPDDVENAERVLQTAVSLGVDFIDTADSYGPGVSERLIREALSPYADDLVIATKGGLLRNREGEWLKRGDPDSLRNALLCSLDRLGVDCIDLYQYHRVDPDADFEESVTALAELKDDGEIRHIGLSNVSVEQLETAREIVDIATVQNQYNLANRESEAVLDVCESAGIGFIPWFPLGAGDLGSKAGVLSTVADAHDASKYQVALAWLLQHSPVILPIPGTSSVAHLRENVAASHLELTADEMRRLDGQ